The genomic window GATCATCCTTTCCAAAGTCTGGCGACTTCGGCTACGACTAGGTCAGCCTGGAAAGGCTGACGTACTGCTACGCCAAGTCGCTATCGAACACGCGGGCCTGCGCCCAGTTGTCCTTTTGTTCGGCGATGAATTCCAGGTGCCGGGGGTGGGTCTGGTATACGTCATGAGCCGCTCGCGACTCGAACACCACGTGCAGCGAAACGTGAAAGGCCTGGTCGTTGACTTCCCGCACCAGGTCGGGCGTGCGGCGGCCGACGGCGAAGGAAACGCAGCCATCGTGGCCATCGAGGTACTTCTTGGCGGCCGTGATCAAGGCGTCCGTCGCCGTGTCGCTGCTGTCTTTTAACGTGAAAAACACATGATGGGCTAGTTGAGGCATCGCTCGCTTTGGGGGTCGGTGGAGGCGGATAAACGAAGCGTATTTAAGCGATTGAGGCGGGGGTCGTACAGTGCCCCGGCAGAATCCGGGTCACGCGCCGTTGCTGTTTTTCTCTAGCATCTTTAACATTTTGGACGCTCCGCGATCCTCCAGTCCCCTGTCCCTTTGTGCCCACAACGCCCTCAACCGCCATGCCCACCGACATAGAACACCTGCGAAACATTGGCATTATCGCCCATATTGATGCCGGTAAGACGACCGTCACCGAGCGGATGTTGTTTCTCAGCGGAGCCAAACATCGCGTTGGGCGGGTCGACCATGGGACCACCGACACCGACGACGATCCGGAAGAACAGGAACGCGGGATCACGATTTTCTCGGCCTGCGTGAAGTTCCACTGGGGTAAATACGACGTCAACCTGCTGGACACGCCCGGACACGTCGACTTTACGGCCGAAGTCGAACGCTGCCTGCGTGTGCTCGACGGCGCCGTGGTCGTGTTTTCGGCTCGTGAAGGCGTCGAAGCGCAAAGCGAAACGGTGTGGCGACAAGCTGACAAGTACGACGTACCGCGGATCGTGTTCATTAATAAACTCGATCGCGAAGGCGCCAACTTCGAAGCCGTCTACAACCAAATCGGCCCGCGACTGAACGGTAAACCGGTTGCCATTCAGCTGCCCGTCGGCCTCGGCCCCGCCCACACCAGCGATCCCTTTCGCGGCGTCATCGACCTGATCGATATGAAGTTCATGCAGTTCGATCCTGCGACCGATGGCAAACAGGTAACCGTCGTCGAAATCCCCGACGAACTGGCCGACGACGCCGCCATGTGGCGCGAACAGATGCTGGATGCCGTTTATGAACTGAACGACGAAGCCATGCAGTTGGCGATGGAAGAGCAGCCGGTCCCCGCCGAGATGATTCGAGCCACGCTGCGGGAAGGCTGCTTGACTCGCAAAATCCAACCCCTGGTCTGCGGTTCGGCCCTGCACGGCATCGGCGTCCAACCTCTGCTCGATGCCGTCGGCCATTACCTGCCCTCGCCGATCGACCGCCCGCCCGTCGAAGGCGTCGACCCCAAGAATCACGACAAGACGCTGCAGCGCGGGCCCTCGGTTAAGGAACCGTTTTGCGGTCTGGTGTTTAAAATCCTGCCCGCCAAAACCGGCGACAACTACTGGATCCGCGTCTACAGCGGCACGCTCAAACAGAACTCGCGCGTGCAGTGCCCCAACCGCGACAAAAAAGAAAACATCGCCCAGCTGTGGCAGATCCACGCCAGTAAAAAAGAACGCGATGGACAGATCGACGAAGTCCACGCCGGCGATATCTGCTGCGTGATCGGACCGCGGTTTGCCATCACCGGCGACACCGTCTGCGACACCCGCGAACTTGTCGAACTGCCCAGTATCAAATTTGCCGAAGCCGTGCTCTCGATGGCCATCGAACCGGAAAGCACCGGAGACCGCAAAAAGCTGAACGAAGTCCTGGAAATGCTCAAACGCCAAGACCCCACGTTCGGAGCGGTGGAAAACGAAGAAACCGGGCAAACGCTGATCAGCGGCATGGGTGAGCTGCACCTGGAAGTCGTCCAGCACCGTTTGACGCGCGACTTTGGCATGAAAGTCAAATTCTACAAACCACGTGTCAACTACCGCGAAACAATCTCCAAGCAGGCTTCCGTTGTCGGTCAGTGCAATCGCCAGATGGGCGCCCAACAAATGTTCGCCCGCTTGAACGTCGACGTCTCGCCGCTGGACGATCCCTCCGCTCCGGTGCAAGTCTTTGACCGACTGCCCGCGGACACTCTGGTACCGCCGGAGATGCGTGCGGCGGCTATCGAAGAATTGCGTGAGCGAGCCGACGGCGGCGGCTTGATCGCGGGTTTCCCGCTGACGGGCTTGCGGATCGAAGCCACCGGTGGCGAAGCGCACGAAGAGAACAGCGACCCGGTGGCGTTTCGAATCGCCGCCGGCGACGCCTTCGATCGAGCTTTGGAAGCCGCCACGCCGACGCTGCTCGAACCGGTGATGCGGATGGAAATCACCACCCCCGAAGACTACATGGGCGACATCGTGGGCGACTTGCAGCAGCGCCGCGCGATCATCGCCAAGACCGACGTGCACGGCGAGCTGACCACCATCATCGCCCACGCCCCGCTGAAAGAGCTGTTCGGCTACTCCAGCGCCGTCCGAAGTTTAAGCCAAGGCCGCGCGGGCAGCAGCATGGAACCCTACGGCTACCAAGCCGCCCCACCGGAAGACGCCGAAAGTTTTTCGTACTAAGGCGACGCAAACGAGTGTGCTAACATAGCAGCATGACACGCTCGACCTACTTGCCTCTCCTCCCGCTCGCTTTTGCTGTGCTGACGATCGTTCCGGTGGTGGGCAGAGCCGACGCTCCGCTGCGGACCCTGAACGGTCGCTATGCGGAGATCGTCACGGATCTGCCTTCAACGCCGGCGACCGATGCCCTGCCGGCGGCCATAGATGCCGCTGTACCCCAATGGATTCGCTTTTGGCGACGACCGGCGGCCTGCGTCGATGGCTGGAAGATGACGGTGTACCTAATGGGCGACAAAAGCGATTTTGAGCGTCGGGGGCTGATTCCCGCCACCCTGCCGGACTTTCCCCATGGTTTTCAAATGGGCGATCAAGCTTGGGCCGTGGCCCAACGATCGGATTATTTCACGCGGCATCTGGTGCTGCACGAAACCTTTCATGGGTTCGCCGCGCACGTGTTTGGCGGCGTGGGACCCAACTGGTTTGCTGAAGGCACGGCGGAGATGATGGCCACCCACAAGGGTTCCGGCGCCGCCATTCGCGTGCCCTCGATTCCGGCCGACCGTCAGTCGGTGCCATTTTGGGGTCGTTTCAAATTGATCTCGCAGCGCCGCGACGAACAGCGTATGCCGACTCTGGAAACCGTGCTCCGCCGGCGAGACCTGTTTTATCGCAATGTCGAACCGTATGCCTGGAGCTGGTCGGCGGTGGTGATGATGACGATGTATCCCGAATACCTGCAGGCCTTGATCGAAGCCAGCCAGCGAGCCCCGGACCGCAGTTATAGTTTCACCCGTGAATTTCAAGAAAAGCTGGCGGTGCCGGGTCCGGCCATGCAGGCCCGCTGGCAGTTGCTGTTATCGGAATTCGATTATGGCTACGACACGCGGCGCAACCGCGTCGACTGGCCCGCCGACCCGCCGGAGTGGGATCGGCAACCGGGGCGCGTGCGGATCGCCGCTCAGCGAGGCTGGCAATTGGCCGGGGTTTGGGTCACCGCCGGGACCAAGCTGCGACTTACCGCCAGCGGCCGGTATTCGCTGGGAGAGACTCCGCGGCGGTGGGTTTGCGAGCCTCAGGGTGTGACCGTCCGCTACCACCGCGGCCGCCCGCTGGGGATGGTGTTGGCGGCGTTGGTACCGCGAGACGTGTCGGGCAGCGAAACCTTGCCCGGCGTCCAGATCGAAGCCATCGGCCGGCAGGCCACGATCACGGCCAAGCGGGACAGTTGGCTGTTGCTGCGGATCGGCGACGATCCCGCCGCATTGGCGGACAATTCCGGGGTTACAACCGTTAATTTCCAGATTCGAGAGTAGCCCGTTTTCGCTTTCGGTACGTTTTTTGTTGCCATTTCATCGGTGGCCTCTTAACCTAGATTTGCCCGCGATACTTCCGCTATCGCCGCTTTTCACCGACGGCACGACGAGAAAAACCGATGAGTCAAACCGAGCACAGCGACCCCTCCAATGCGTTCAGCAAGGGCGTGGTGCTGGAAGGTTTGCTGGAATCAATCGAGGATCTGGTGTGGGCCGCGACGCCGGATTACCGCCGCTTGCTGTTCATCAATGCCGCGGCCGAAGCCATCTACGGCTTGCCGGTGGAAGAGCTGAAGGAGAACCCGGAAATCCTAGTCGGGGCAATCCACCCCGACGACCAGCGGGTCATCGAGCAGCGATGGGATCAATTGCAGCGAGAAGGCGCCGCGACGGCCGAATACCGCATCGTCCGCCCCGACGGCAACATCCGCTGGCTCAGCGATCGCCTGCGGATCGTCTACGACGCCCAGGGCAGCCCGCACCACATCGAAGGCGTGGCCCGGGACATCACCAGCCGGCGGACCGCTGCCGCCGCCCTCCGCGATGCCGACGCTGCCTATCGCTCGCTAGTTGACAGTCTGCCCATCAGCGTGACTCGCAAAGACTGTGACGGCCGCATCCAGTTTGCCAACGACCGGTTTTGCAAACAGTGCAGTCGCAGCCTGGAGGACCTGCTGGGCAAAACCGACTTCGATCTGTTCCCCGCCCATCTGGCCAAAAAATACCGCAGTGATGACCAGGCCGTGCTGGCCGCTGGCGAAGTCTTCCATTCCATCGAAGAACACACCGCCGGCGAATCCCTGACGTACGTGGAGGTCTTTAAGGCGCCGATGCGAGACCAGCACGCCAACATCGTGGGCGTGCAGGTGATGTACTGGGATGTTACCGAACAGAAACAAACCGAAGCCGAAGCGCAATACCAAAAGTTCCTGCTCGACACGCTGCTGAAACACGTTCCCGATGCGATTTATTTCAAAGACGCCGACAGCCGCTTCATCCGCTTGAGCGACAGCTTGATCAAAAAGCTGGGGGTCAAGGATATCTCCGAGGCGATCGGCAAATCCGACAGTGACTTCTTCTCCCGCCAACATGCCCAAGCCGCTCTGGCCGACGAACGTCAAGTGATGGCCACCGGGGAACCGATCCTCAACAAGCTGGAGCGGGAAACCTACGAGGATCATCCTGACACCTGGTGTTCGACCACCAAGCTGCCGCTGCGTGATCGCGATGGACAGGTGATCGGCACGTTTGGGATCTCCCGCGATGTCACCGAACAGAAAAAAGCCGAGCAGGAACTGGCTCGCGAACGCGACTTACTCCGCACGATCATCAATCAGTTGCCCAACATGATCTTCGTCAAAGATCGTGCCGGCCGCTTTGTGACCGCCAACGAAGCCCTGCTGAAACTGATGGGGCTGGAATCCATCGACGACCTCGTGGGCAAATCTGATTTCGACTTCATGCCACTGGAAGTCGTCTGCAACTATGTCGCCGACGATCAGATCGTGATGCGGACCGGCGAACCGCTGTTGGATCAAGAAGAAGTCATCCAGACGCGGGAAGGTACCGAAATGTGGTCGCTGACCACCAAGGTGCCGCTGCGTGACGGCGACGGCACGATCATCGGACTGGTCGGAATCGGACACGACATCACGGCTCGCAAAAAAGCCGACCAAGAATTGTTGGCCGCCAAAGAAGCCGCCGACGCGGCCAATCGCGCCAAGAGCGACTTCCTGGCCAACATGAGCCACGAAATCCGCACGCCTATGAACGCCGTCATCGGCATGACCGAACTGCTGCTCGATACCGATATCGACGAAGCCCAGCGGGAATACCTGACGATGGTCCAGGCCTCCGGCGATGCGCTGCTGTCGATCATCAACGACATCCTCGATTTCTCCAAAATCGAAGCCGGCAAACTGGAGTTGGATGCGTCGGTGTTTGATGTCCGCGAGGCCCTCGGCGACACCATGAAAACACTGGCCATGCGGGCCCATGCCAAAGACCTGGAACTAGCCTTCCGCATCGATCCGCAAACCCCACAACAGGTTATCGGCGACCCCGGGCGACTGCGGCAGGTATTGGTCAATCTGGTAGGCAACGCGATCAAATTCACCGAGCAGGGCGAAGTCGTGGTGAACGTGACCAGCGCGCCCGAACCGGACGACAAAGTCAAACTGCAAGTCTGCGTCAGCGATACCGGAATCGGCATCCCCGAAGACAAACAAGCTCGCATCTTTCACGAATTCGAACAGGCCGATAGTTCGACCACTCGCCGCTTTGGTGGCACCGGCCTGGGACTGGCTATCTCCTCGCGTCTGATCCATATCATGGGCGGCGAGTTGTGGTTGGAGAGTGAGGTCGGGCAGGGCAGCAAATTCTATTTCACCGCTGTGCTCGATCGGATCGAGAGCGAACCGCCACGCTTTGCCGATATCGTGGTCGTCGGCGGCACCCGTGTGCTGATCGTCGACGACAACCAAACCAATCGCCAGATCCTTTGCGAAATGCTCCGCAACTGGGGCATGCAACCCACGGCCGTCGACAACGCGCCGGCCGGCCTGGACCTGTTGCGCGAAGCTCAAGCGGACGACGCTGCCTTCGGGTTGGTGCTCAGCGATGTGCAGATGCCCGATGTGGACGGGTTCGAATTTGTCGATTGGGTTCGCAAGACCCCCGACGTCGCCCAGACTCCCGTGATCATGCTGACCTCCGGAGGCCGAACCGGCGATGCTGCTCGCCGCGAAGAACTGAGGGTGGCCGATCGGCTGATGAAACCCGTCAAACAGTCCGAACTGTTTGACTCCATCGTCCGCGTGCTGGGCGTCACCGCTCCAGAGTACGAAAGCAGTGACACCGAAACCGAATCCCTGCATCAATACGACCTTGGCTCGCTGCGCATCCTGCTGGTCGAAGATAATCTGGTCAACCAAAAACTGGCCGTCGGCGTGCTGAAAAAACACGGTCATCAAGTAACCGTCGCCGGTAACGGGCAAGAAGCCATCGACCGCTTGCAAGCTACCCCCTATGACTTGGTGCTAATGGACGTGCAAATGCCGGTGCTCGATGGCCTGGCCGCCACACGCCAGATCCGAGTTCAAGAGCAACACACCGGCCATCACCAACCCATCATCGCCATGACCGCCCACGCCATGAAGGGCGATCGAGATGCCTGCCTCGAAGCCGGCATGGACGAGTACATCGCCAAACCGATCCGGGTTTCCGCGATCATGGAAAAACTGGCCAAGGTGATCAACGAATTTGGCCTGGTCGAAGATCGCATCCCCGCCGCCGAGACGGAATTCGAATTGCAACCTGGCACCGTTATGGAACCCGAATCCCCAATCCCGGCGTCGCCGCCGCAAGATGCCTCCACGGAAGCTGGCCCGCCGAAAGATGCCCCGGCCGCCGCGGCAAGTAAACCATCCGCTGACCAGTCGGATCCTCCTGCCCACCGTGCTGACGCCGCGAGCGACGGCGCAGTAAAGGCTGGTGCATCGGACAGCGACGCCCCGCCCGCCACGGACCTCTCCCGTCACGACGATGAAGGCGAACTCGACGCGGGTGAACGCGACGCAGGCCAACCGGGCACCGACGGTGATGAGCCGGTCGTCGACTGGAACAAAGCCTTGGCGATCGTCGGTGGTGACCCCCAGTTACTGCAGGAAATCATCACCGTGTATCTGAACGAAAAAGCCAGTTTGCAGACCACCATGCAGCTGTCGCTTCAGGAAGGCGACACCGATCGTCTGTTCCGCGCTGCCCATACGCTCAAAGGCGCTTCGGCGGCAATCGGCGCCCCCGGCGCCACCGAACGCTGCCGCCAACTGGAAATGGAAGCGCGAGCCGGAAACATCGCGGTCCTCGCCGGCTTGTACCAGCAATTGCTGGACGAATTGCAAGCCGTGCAAGCGGAGATCCAACGTAAGCAGGCGGAACTGGCGGACGAATGATCGGCGAGCAGGGCTTGCCGAGCAACAGCCGCGTGGGACGTGCGATAAATAAGTGGTGAAAGTCTCGCTCGTCCCGCTTCCGCCGGGTTTGCCCCCGAATGGCTTGGACTCCTGAAGGGTTGCGAGAAATCCACGCACACCAAGCTCCAACGGGGCGACAGGAATCCGCGGCGGCCCCAAATTCATGTCGTCCCGTTGGGACTTTGCGGCATCTGGTTTCATTGTCTCCATGGGCTCGCGCCCATGGCTATATGCTACCGCTGCTCCGCAGCTAAACGGAATAGCCTCGACGTATTGCAATGGCTACGTCCATGCCATCTTTCGCCAGCCCAGGCGTGGAGGTGAGGGCTAAGGCCGGGTCGTGCGGATTTGGTAAACTTTTCCGGTTGGAACGCCGATACAGGAAGTGGCTATCTTCCCTCGTTTTGGGTTCCGCCCGCATGTCCCTGTTCAGCGCCATCAATCAATCGGCCGCCGCGCTGCAAGCCTCGCAGCTGGGCTTGCAGGTGGTTGGCCACAATATCGCCAACGCGAATACCCCTGGGTATATTCGCCAGGAACTGGAACTGGTTCCCGCGTCGTCCACGCGTGTCGGGCAGGTGATTGTCGGCCAAGGGGTGTTGCCCAAAGGGACTCACCAGGTCATCGACCAAGCGTTGGCCGAACGGATGTGGAGTGCCAGCACGGCGGTCGCTGGCGGCGAGACGCTGCAGTCGGCCTATCGCGAACTGGAAGACATTGTCGGCGGCCTGGACGATACCGGTTTAGGCTATCAACTGACCAACTTCAACGAAGCCCTGCACAACCTGTCCAACTCACCGGCCGACCCCGCCGCCCGCGATCTGGTGCTGCTGCAAGCCAGCGCGCTGACCAGCGCCATCAACCAAGCCTACACCGACACCCAAGCCGCCCAGGTGCGGGCTAATGCCCAGATTCCCGCCCTGGCGGGCAACCTCAATTCCATCACCAGCCGGATCGCGGACCTGAACCTGGAAATCATGGTATTGGAAGGCGGCCGTTCGCTGTCCAGTGATGCCACCGGGCTGCGGGACGAACGGTATCAGCTGCTAGGTGAATTGGCGCAGATCGTCGACATCAACGTCCAAGAGCAAGCCAACGGATCGGTCAGCGTGTTTGTCGGCGGCGACTACCTGCTGGCGGACGCCAACTATCGCGAAGTCTACACGGCCTTTGACGAAACGACCGGCGGGCAGGAAATTCGCATCAAAGAAACCGATTCGCCGTTGCAAGCCAAAGGCGGGACGATCGGTGCCGCCCAGACCGCCCGCGACGAGGTGTTCGGAGCCTACCTAAACGACCTCGATACCTTCGCTGGTGCCCTGGCACGGACCGTCAATGAAGTCCATTCGCAGGGACAAGGGCTGCAGGGCAATCAACAGATGACGGGTACCGTTTCAGTGGAAACAGGGGTCCCGCTGGAACGCGCCGAACTTGATTTTGTTCCCAACAATGGCTCCTTCGATATCCAAGTGGTCGACGACCAAGGGCAACTGGTCAGCTCGCATCGCATCGAGGTCCAGAACCTGGGCATCGTCGGCGACTCCACGGTCAATTCCATCGTCGAGCAAATGAATGCCATCGATGGCCTGGCGGCACGCATCAACGGTGACGGGCAGATCGAACTCGAAGCCGAATCGGCCGGCGTGGGCTTTACCTTTGCCGACGATAACAGTGGCTTCTTGGCCGCCGCCGGTTTGAACACCATGTTCACCGGCACCGGCGCCAGTGACCTGGCCGTCAATGACTACCTGCTGCAGAACCCCAACCTGATCTCGGTCAGTAAAGGCGGCGTGGGCAACGACACCGAAGCTCTCTCGGAACTAGTCGACTTGATCGCCCAACCCAGCGACGCGTTGAACGGTCAGTCGCTGCAAGCCTGGCAACAACAGAAAGTCGGCGCGATCGCGCAAAGCGTCAGCCTGCAGCGTGCCAGCACCGAGGGCAACGCCGATTTCTATGCCACTCTGGAAGCCCAACATCTGTCGATCGTGGGCGTCAATCTGGACGAGGAAGCGATCAAGCTGATCGGCTACCAACGCGCCTTCCAAGCCTCATCACGGGTCATCGCCACCGCCAGCGAAATGCTCGACCTGCTGGTCTCGCTGTAGCGTCCAAACGTAGCATGGGTCCCCGGCCCGTGTATCCGTCAGCCCGTGCAGCAAACGTAGCATGGGTCCCCGGCCCGTGTGTTCTGGCCCCCCCTCCCCCAAATATTTCGCGCACTACGTCCTCTATCAACCCAGATTCATGACGCGAAATATTTTGGGGAGGGGGAACAAGTGTCGCTCAT from Roseimaritima ulvae includes these protein-coding regions:
- a CDS encoding Dabb family protein — encoded protein: MPQLAHHVFFTLKDSSDTATDALITAAKKYLDGHDGCVSFAVGRRTPDLVREVNDQAFHVSLHVVFESRAAHDVYQTHPRHLEFIAEQKDNWAQARVFDSDLA
- the fusA gene encoding elongation factor G, whose translation is MPTDIEHLRNIGIIAHIDAGKTTVTERMLFLSGAKHRVGRVDHGTTDTDDDPEEQERGITIFSACVKFHWGKYDVNLLDTPGHVDFTAEVERCLRVLDGAVVVFSAREGVEAQSETVWRQADKYDVPRIVFINKLDREGANFEAVYNQIGPRLNGKPVAIQLPVGLGPAHTSDPFRGVIDLIDMKFMQFDPATDGKQVTVVEIPDELADDAAMWREQMLDAVYELNDEAMQLAMEEQPVPAEMIRATLREGCLTRKIQPLVCGSALHGIGVQPLLDAVGHYLPSPIDRPPVEGVDPKNHDKTLQRGPSVKEPFCGLVFKILPAKTGDNYWIRVYSGTLKQNSRVQCPNRDKKENIAQLWQIHASKKERDGQIDEVHAGDICCVIGPRFAITGDTVCDTRELVELPSIKFAEAVLSMAIEPESTGDRKKLNEVLEMLKRQDPTFGAVENEETGQTLISGMGELHLEVVQHRLTRDFGMKVKFYKPRVNYRETISKQASVVGQCNRQMGAQQMFARLNVDVSPLDDPSAPVQVFDRLPADTLVPPEMRAAAIEELRERADGGGLIAGFPLTGLRIEATGGEAHEENSDPVAFRIAAGDAFDRALEAATPTLLEPVMRMEITTPEDYMGDIVGDLQQRRAIIAKTDVHGELTTIIAHAPLKELFGYSSAVRSLSQGRAGSSMEPYGYQAAPPEDAESFSY
- a CDS encoding PAS domain-containing protein, translating into MSQTEHSDPSNAFSKGVVLEGLLESIEDLVWAATPDYRRLLFINAAAEAIYGLPVEELKENPEILVGAIHPDDQRVIEQRWDQLQREGAATAEYRIVRPDGNIRWLSDRLRIVYDAQGSPHHIEGVARDITSRRTAAAALRDADAAYRSLVDSLPISVTRKDCDGRIQFANDRFCKQCSRSLEDLLGKTDFDLFPAHLAKKYRSDDQAVLAAGEVFHSIEEHTAGESLTYVEVFKAPMRDQHANIVGVQVMYWDVTEQKQTEAEAQYQKFLLDTLLKHVPDAIYFKDADSRFIRLSDSLIKKLGVKDISEAIGKSDSDFFSRQHAQAALADERQVMATGEPILNKLERETYEDHPDTWCSTTKLPLRDRDGQVIGTFGISRDVTEQKKAEQELARERDLLRTIINQLPNMIFVKDRAGRFVTANEALLKLMGLESIDDLVGKSDFDFMPLEVVCNYVADDQIVMRTGEPLLDQEEVIQTREGTEMWSLTTKVPLRDGDGTIIGLVGIGHDITARKKADQELLAAKEAADAANRAKSDFLANMSHEIRTPMNAVIGMTELLLDTDIDEAQREYLTMVQASGDALLSIINDILDFSKIEAGKLELDASVFDVREALGDTMKTLAMRAHAKDLELAFRIDPQTPQQVIGDPGRLRQVLVNLVGNAIKFTEQGEVVVNVTSAPEPDDKVKLQVCVSDTGIGIPEDKQARIFHEFEQADSSTTRRFGGTGLGLAISSRLIHIMGGELWLESEVGQGSKFYFTAVLDRIESEPPRFADIVVVGGTRVLIVDDNQTNRQILCEMLRNWGMQPTAVDNAPAGLDLLREAQADDAAFGLVLSDVQMPDVDGFEFVDWVRKTPDVAQTPVIMLTSGGRTGDAARREELRVADRLMKPVKQSELFDSIVRVLGVTAPEYESSDTETESLHQYDLGSLRILLVEDNLVNQKLAVGVLKKHGHQVTVAGNGQEAIDRLQATPYDLVLMDVQMPVLDGLAATRQIRVQEQHTGHHQPIIAMTAHAMKGDRDACLEAGMDEYIAKPIRVSAIMEKLAKVINEFGLVEDRIPAAETEFELQPGTVMEPESPIPASPPQDASTEAGPPKDAPAAAASKPSADQSDPPAHRADAASDGAVKAGASDSDAPPATDLSRHDDEGELDAGERDAGQPGTDGDEPVVDWNKALAIVGGDPQLLQEIITVYLNEKASLQTTMQLSLQEGDTDRLFRAAHTLKGASAAIGAPGATERCRQLEMEARAGNIAVLAGLYQQLLDELQAVQAEIQRKQAELADE
- the flgK gene encoding flagellar hook-associated protein FlgK, translating into MSLFSAINQSAAALQASQLGLQVVGHNIANANTPGYIRQELELVPASSTRVGQVIVGQGVLPKGTHQVIDQALAERMWSASTAVAGGETLQSAYRELEDIVGGLDDTGLGYQLTNFNEALHNLSNSPADPAARDLVLLQASALTSAINQAYTDTQAAQVRANAQIPALAGNLNSITSRIADLNLEIMVLEGGRSLSSDATGLRDERYQLLGELAQIVDINVQEQANGSVSVFVGGDYLLADANYREVYTAFDETTGGQEIRIKETDSPLQAKGGTIGAAQTARDEVFGAYLNDLDTFAGALARTVNEVHSQGQGLQGNQQMTGTVSVETGVPLERAELDFVPNNGSFDIQVVDDQGQLVSSHRIEVQNLGIVGDSTVNSIVEQMNAIDGLAARINGDGQIELEAESAGVGFTFADDNSGFLAAAGLNTMFTGTGASDLAVNDYLLQNPNLISVSKGGVGNDTEALSELVDLIAQPSDALNGQSLQAWQQQKVGAIAQSVSLQRASTEGNADFYATLEAQHLSIVGVNLDEEAIKLIGYQRAFQASSRVIATASEMLDLLVSL